A region of Candidatus Roizmanbacteria bacterium DNA encodes the following proteins:
- a CDS encoding glycosyltransferase, which translates to MKDTILVVTSYPEKGTIHGEGTVGIASYTKNTLLHVLKTNPLHSFSIMAEVLSEKEIYEEDGMNIQRIWKRNSLTSLFRLFQEMMKPYQQIIIPFEVYMFGNAFFAGIFLSFLAFMKLLGKKITIIVHQVPEGIDDVETHTLRARLFPFLKHVLYNLITFSARTVVIFEETFKKRLGNKKNIVVIPHAVEPVNQLPQIEAKKKLDIPDKTPLVLYFGFLSPYKGVDQLIEAWEQTSPYILILAGGGNPNHMTNPEYQKYIQGLHSEAEKKDIQITGFVLEEDLNVYFSAADIIILPYRTFFSSSGPLSLAFAYEKPVLLSPALSEYFSSEDFAQTLKENALQKNELISKIEKEPLAKHLEQVLRNYNRYQTFSRELKQKRSWNTIGKKYADLLTEQA; encoded by the coding sequence ATGAAAGACACAATTCTCGTAGTTACGAGCTACCCTGAAAAAGGGACCATTCATGGCGAGGGAACGGTCGGAATTGCTTCTTATACGAAAAACACCCTTCTTCATGTTCTAAAGACAAATCCTCTGCATTCTTTCAGTATTATGGCTGAGGTTCTTTCTGAAAAAGAAATATATGAAGAAGACGGCATGAATATCCAAAGAATATGGAAACGCAATAGCCTGACCAGTCTTTTTAGACTTTTTCAGGAAATGATGAAACCATATCAGCAAATTATTATCCCTTTTGAGGTATATATGTTCGGAAATGCCTTTTTTGCTGGTATATTTCTATCATTTTTAGCATTTATGAAACTGCTGGGAAAAAAGATCACGATCATCGTACATCAAGTACCGGAGGGTATTGATGATGTCGAAACTCATACGTTGAGAGCCCGTTTATTTCCGTTTCTTAAGCACGTTCTTTATAATCTCATCACATTTTCAGCAAGAACAGTTGTAATCTTTGAAGAAACGTTTAAAAAACGACTAGGAAATAAAAAAAATATTGTCGTTATCCCACATGCTGTTGAGCCTGTCAACCAACTTCCTCAAATAGAAGCAAAGAAGAAACTGGATATTCCTGACAAAACGCCATTAGTCCTCTACTTCGGATTTCTTTCACCTTATAAAGGCGTTGACCAACTTATTGAAGCATGGGAGCAAACATCCCCTTATATACTCATATTAGCAGGCGGAGGTAATCCAAACCATATGACCAATCCTGAATACCAAAAGTACATTCAAGGTTTGCATTCGGAAGCAGAAAAGAAAGATATTCAAATCACAGGATTCGTCTTGGAAGAAGACCTAAATGTGTATTTTTCCGCCGCAGATATCATTATCCTTCCTTATCGTACCTTTTTCTCATCATCAGGTCCGCTGTCTCTGGCTTTTGCGTACGAAAAACCCGTGCTGCTCTCCCCTGCTTTATCAGAGTATTTTTCATCTGAAGATTTTGCTCAAACACTTAAAGAAAATGCTCTTCAAAAAAATGAACTTATATCCAAAATTGAGAAAGAACCGTTAGCAAAGCATCTTGAGCAGGTTTTGAGAAATTACAACCGGTATCAGACCTTTTCTCGGGAATTAAAACAAAAACGCTCGTGGAATACGATCGGCAAAAAATATGCCGATCTTCTGACAGAACAAGCATAA
- a CDS encoding glycosyltransferase family 2 protein — protein sequence MIKLSIVIPVYNEEERLEKTFTALKQGVVSDVFQISEVIFVDDGSRDNTKKLINTWIKQNTSKKTAYRLISYGENRGKGYAVKAGMLDAQGDYILFMDADMSTPLPELLKMQPVMLEKKDVIIGTRKNGHSTVIKHQPLYRELLGKAFTLLSNIITNTWVTDFTCGFKVFSHKAAQQVFSRARIERWGYDAEILFIAKNLGMSMKEVPVVWANDDRSKVNLMKALPQTLGELYTIRANAIKGLYNFKKGSLLSNFKPALQWLSTFI from the coding sequence ATGATTAAACTCAGCATTGTCATTCCCGTTTACAACGAGGAAGAACGACTGGAAAAGACTTTTACAGCCTTGAAACAAGGCGTCGTATCTGATGTATTTCAGATCAGTGAAGTCATTTTCGTCGATGACGGAAGCCGTGACAATACGAAAAAATTGATCAATACCTGGATTAAGCAGAATACATCAAAAAAGACTGCTTATAGGCTGATCTCTTATGGTGAAAATCGCGGTAAAGGATATGCCGTAAAGGCCGGAATGCTTGATGCACAAGGTGATTATATCCTTTTTATGGATGCTGATATGTCTACACCGCTCCCTGAGCTTTTGAAAATGCAGCCCGTGATGCTGGAAAAGAAAGATGTCATCATCGGAACACGCAAAAACGGTCACTCAACAGTGATCAAACATCAGCCGTTGTATCGTGAGCTCTTGGGTAAAGCATTTACGTTGCTTTCCAATATTATCACCAATACATGGGTGACTGACTTTACCTGCGGATTTAAGGTTTTCTCACACAAAGCAGCTCAACAGGTTTTCAGTCGTGCCCGAATCGAACGGTGGGGATACGATGCTGAAATCCTCTTTATTGCTAAAAACCTCGGTATGAGTATGAAAGAGGTTCCGGTGGTTTGGGCAAATGATGATCGGTCAAAAGTAAACCTGATGAAAGCATTGCCGCAGACTCTTGGAGAGCTGTATACAATCCGCGCAAATGCCATAAAAGGTCTGTATAACTTTAAAAAAGGATCACTTCTCTCGAATTTTAAACCGGCATTACAATGGTTGTCGACTTTCATCTAA